A window from Actinomycetota bacterium encodes these proteins:
- a CDS encoding NAD(P)/FAD-dependent oxidoreductase encodes MARTRVLVVGAGFAGLYAAIGLKRAARDGHRVTVVNPENFMQYQPFLPEVASGTIDPRAVVVPLRTTLRHCEIVVGTVNRVDHAQRRAVATLADGSERELGYDVIVIAPGSTSRVLPIPGLAENGVGFKTVQEAIHLRNHVLSRLDVAAASDDEDRRRAALTFVFVGGGYAGVEALGELEDLVRDAIRTYPSLAPLNPRWILVDVAPKILPELGDDLASYAQDRLVERGVEIAVNTRLESYLDGTVVLSGGSSFRADTLVWTAGVRPSSLAKASGLPVDDAGRILTDDYLRVRGVDDAWAAGDAAAVPDRTTGALSPPTAQYGMRQGHRLARNVAATLAGRELEPFEHRNIGAVCSLGHYKGVAQIWGVKVKGFPAWFAHRTYHLYAMPTLTRRAKIAADWTVALLFPRDLAQLGSLERPREPFERAAKV; translated from the coding sequence ATGGCCCGTACACGCGTCCTCGTCGTCGGCGCCGGATTCGCGGGCCTGTACGCCGCGATCGGGTTGAAACGAGCGGCACGCGACGGTCATCGCGTCACCGTCGTCAACCCCGAGAACTTCATGCAGTACCAGCCGTTCCTTCCCGAGGTCGCGTCGGGGACGATCGATCCGCGCGCGGTGGTGGTTCCCCTTCGGACCACACTCCGGCATTGCGAAATCGTCGTCGGTACCGTGAACCGCGTCGACCACGCACAACGTCGTGCGGTCGCGACGCTCGCGGACGGTTCGGAGCGTGAGCTCGGGTACGACGTCATCGTCATCGCGCCGGGTTCGACATCCCGCGTCCTCCCCATCCCGGGCCTCGCCGAGAACGGCGTCGGTTTCAAGACGGTGCAAGAGGCGATCCACCTCCGCAACCACGTGCTGTCGCGACTCGATGTCGCCGCCGCGAGCGATGACGAAGACCGACGGCGGGCCGCGCTCACGTTCGTGTTCGTCGGCGGCGGCTACGCGGGCGTCGAGGCGCTCGGCGAGCTCGAGGACCTCGTTCGCGACGCGATACGCACATATCCCTCGCTCGCGCCGTTGAACCCGCGGTGGATCCTCGTCGACGTCGCGCCGAAGATCCTGCCTGAGCTTGGCGACGATCTCGCCTCGTACGCGCAGGACCGGCTCGTTGAGCGCGGCGTCGAGATCGCCGTGAACACGCGCCTGGAGTCGTACTTGGACGGCACGGTGGTGTTGTCGGGCGGCAGTTCGTTCAGGGCCGACACGCTCGTGTGGACGGCCGGCGTCCGCCCGTCGTCGCTTGCCAAGGCCTCCGGCCTCCCCGTCGACGACGCGGGGCGCATCCTCACGGACGACTACCTACGCGTGCGGGGCGTGGACGACGCGTGGGCGGCAGGCGACGCGGCCGCCGTTCCCGATCGAACGACGGGCGCGCTGTCGCCGCCCACGGCGCAGTACGGGATGCGACAGGGCCACCGCCTCGCGCGGAACGTCGCGGCGACGTTGGCGGGTCGAGAGCTCGAGCCGTTCGAGCATCGGAACATCGGCGCCGTGTGCTCGCTCGGGCACTACAAGGGCGTCGCCCAGATCTGGGGCGTGAAGGTCAAGGGGTTCCCGGCGTGGTTCGCGCACCGCACCTACCACCTCTACGCGATGCCGACGCTCACCCGGAGGGCGAAGATCGCGGCGGATTGGACCGTCGCGTTGCTGTTCCCTCGCGACCTCGCGCAGCTCGGGTCGCTCGAGCGACCGCGCGAACCGTTCGAGCGCGCGGCGAAGGTGTGA